GGTTGAGACGCCGGAGCCAGAGGTATTTGGTTTTGTAGCCGAGTCATCAGATAGTATCGTGGTTGCTTTTCGGGGAACACGCACGTTTAACGACAATGAGTCTGATCAAGATTTGTATCAAGTCCCCTATGGTTTTGTCAGAAAGGCAGGAAAGACCCACCGCGGGTTTACTTGCATTTATCAATCCGCACGAGATGAATTAATTCGGGAGTTGAGCAAGCTCTCTAGATCGAAAAGACTATTTGTTGCGGGGCACAGTTTAGGGGGAGGTTTGGCCGTACTTGCTGGCTTGGATATTGCCGTGAATACGAGGTTTACGCGACCTTTTGTGTATACGTATGGGAGCCCTCGTGTCGGAGATCCTGTCTTTGCTTCCCGGTTTAATGAGACTGTAGCGAACAGTATTCGGATCGTGAATGTTCATGATATTATTCCGACTTTGCCTTCCAAGGTGTACCCTCCTCCGTTTACGAAAAAAGGATTGTACTACCAGCATGTGGATCGGAAGTATTTGTTGGATTTTCAGTTGAATAGTTTAGCAGTAAGGAATCATGAAATTGTTTGTTATTTTAAGTTTCTGGCGCAGGAGGAGCCCGGGTTTACGGAGAGGCTGTGCGTGGAGAATGAGGGTTTTTGTCCGGATACAGGGATGTGTGTGCCGTTTTTAGGGGGATGTTGATTCCATTGAATCACTCTCTTTTTTTATGCCCTGTTTATCCACGCCGGAGAGTAATCTCTTAAAAAACTTATTGATAATCATTTTCAACAAGACTATAATGGTTATAATTTCCAAATATTTACTTTCGCTCTTGAATGAGCAAAAAAGGAGGCATTACGATTATGAAAAAAGCTATTTTAGCAGGGGCATTAGGTATCGCAGTACTTACTGGTGGATATTTGCCAGGATTGGAAGTCTCAAAAGCTAGCGCAGCAACAACGGCTTTAGACATGCAAGAGGTTACGAAATACTATTCTCTGAGTTCATACGAAGTGACGCAAAAAGAATCTTTTTCGCTTAAAAAGGGAGAAGAACTGACGATATTTGTAAACAATTCAGGATTCCCGATCTCTTATACAGTCTTTGATGCGGATAATCAAGTGATTGGTACATACCCTGCTAATTCACCGTACGGACGCGTCTTCCAAGTAGAAAAAGACGGCAATATTTCTGTACAATTTCAAGCTGGAGCGAATTCTTCCTATATGAAGAAAATGAATTTTACAGCTAAATTCTCACTTTCTAAGCGTTAGGCGTATGTAAAAATAGTAAGGGGCTGTCTCAAAAGTCGCTTTTTCCACTAAGAGACAGTCCGCTTACATTCATTACTGATTCATAAAACAAAGTTGTCGACGCTAAGGAAATAGGCTCAAAAAACAAGAAACCCCCTTGTCTACCAAGGGGGTGAGATAAATTGTAACGCTCTGAAAGAAGCAGTCTATAAGTACCATACAATCATACATGAATGATCCGTTTATAAAGTTAAAATTTACAAATGGGGCAACCATTTTTCCCCGTTCGATTGAAGTCGAGTGGGAAATGGTCTGTGTCGCTCATTGCTCCTTATTTCTTTAATTCTTCTGGAATTTCAGGTTTCCCCACGAATCCAAAGGATGCTGTAGTTACTGCCAGTACCGCAACGAATGAAGCAATTGCTGAAACATGCTTCGCTACGAACATCATCGCTTTATTTCTCATCTTTTCCACCTCCTTTCAGTGGAATTAGCGTCAGTGCTTGCACAAAAAAGGTTTTAACCAGTGTCTCGCTTTCTATGAAAAATAATGAACTAACGATGGTAATTGAGATGATCTTGAGGAGTACAGTCTGATTCTGTTTGAATAGTCGTGATTGCATTTCCATATCTTGCGGAGCAAAAAGTGCTACCAGGACTAATGTGATGATAATAATCGGGGTGACAAAATCATTAGGTAGAGGAATAAGAGGGATGAATACAGCTCCCACTATACTTGTCATGGTGCAGTATACAGACGATGAATAGTGAAATCCTCCTGAAAATTGACGTAGTATCAAAAATCCGGCCAATGTGAGTAATGTTCCCTGAAAGGTCCCTACCACGAGTGAAATGATGAGGCTAATCGTAATGATGAGCAGCATGTTTATGATGAGGATTAGCCCAAATTTCATGGTAGGGACTGACTTTGTTTCATGTGGATTGATCGACTTTAGTTGTATGGCTATTCTTTCAGCAAGAGTTTCAATCATATTCCCCATCCCTTTTTATAGCCAGCCATGCCAGTATCGTGATTCCGATTGCCATCCCAAAGAAAATCCACACTAAGGAAGCAATTCCATATGTACTTGCTAATTTAAACAAGACCGTTATCAATACACCTGTTACAATGATCAGTGACAAAATCACCATGTTGATTCTATGGTAAATAAAGAAAGGCGCTCCGTCTCTGACAAATGTAAATTGCAGTCCAAATTTCCTAAGTCCATAGCATAATGCAAAGGTAAGAAGTGCGGAGATTGTCTGGAATATGAACCCCGTGTTGATGGTTCGATCCTCTAAAGCTTCAATTGTCTCTAAGGTTCCTATGACGGTCAGGAAGAACACTTCCATCATCTGAATCCCCAAGTAGATTCCTGCTGTTATAATAGTCATTAAGGCAGCATGTCCCCAATTCACGTTCCATACCAGGATTAATGCCCCAAAGATTATGACGACTTGAGCTATGGTTGCATAGTCTCCATATGGCGTAAATTGTCGCAGCCCAAACGAGAAAAGCATTAATACCAGACTCACAAAGAGAATCCGATTGATATGCACAAAAAAACCGAACCTAAATAGCGTAGTCATAAGAGCAAATATTGCAAGGTATTCCAATGTTGAAAATAGGACAAACAGCATGGAACTTTTTCACCTCAATTACTTATATGAGGGTTATATTCTACTAGAAACGACAGATTCCTGCTTTAATTTACCAGATTTGACATTTTAGAGCGTTCGAGTGTCATTGAGCTTAGAAGTATGAGTTTTGAAGTAAAGAAGTGCTTGAGGTACAAATTATCAAGATGATAACATTGGCGTTTTTACGACCTTAGGGACAGCATTGTCTCCTCGAAACCTGAACAGAACGTATAAACCTGCTCCTAAAGCTCTAACTCCTTCAAACATTAGTGAACCCAAAACAAAAACCGCCCGGTTATTTACCCGAGCGGCTTATTCATCGTGTGTAGCCTTCTTATAGAGCGTCAACCTTCAAATCATCATAATTAAGTGCTCTTCATGAAGAACAAAGGTTATGTTAGGGATTGTAAGATGAAGGACTCATTCGGCACTGGGTAGCCCTACCAAGCCAAATACGCACAGTTTACGATTTTTCTTCACACACTCGAATAATCTCTTTAGGTATTGACTCAAACACTAATATCTCTGGTTTTGGATAAGGTCTTTTTAGCAAGTATTCTTGAAGTGTCATCATGCTATCCCAATACAACTTAATCCAATGCTCAATGCTTTCTCCCGTGTCAAAGTTCAAGGCTTCTTCATCAAAATCCTTGAAATCATCGTAGAACGCTTGGTCATAGATAGAAATAGATATCTCACTATCAAATACGAGAATTTTATCCGTAAACATAGGAAAACAAAACGACTTAAAAAAGCGATTAGATATATCAACACCTATAGCTTCTTTAAAATTAACCCAATCCGGGATACCAAAAGGTCTCAAACTTTCAGTCTTTTCATTTTGTACTCTACCACCGTTACTATAACGATTATTAGACTTTGTAAAGTATTGTATTCCTTCTTGCATGACTTGTTCTTCCGAAACAAAATGTGCGTGATTTTCAGGTAAATAAGCATGATACAACAATAATCTCACTTTCTCTCACCCACTCACTCTTTATTTCTTGGCACATAAGGGAAATGTGAACTTCTGGTAGGATCATCTAGATGTTCAAAAACTCTGTGACTTCCCGTTGGAGTATCAGGTGTACTGATGTTTCCGTCAAATTCTTTATAATACTTGGTGATCCGGTTTGGATTCGGATTATTTGGATTTGGCCAGTTTGAAAATGCCTTATCCGAATTAGTCATTGTTTCTAGCCTTAATTTCTCTACATCAACATCTTTCCCATATTGTGACCTATTAGGGGTAGAGGGTCTACTTGGGTCATACAGGTGCTTTTCAGAATGTGGATTGACAAAATCTTTGGGATTGCTTCCCCCACCGGGTTTTGTAGGAACAGGGGCTTTGCCCGTCCCCTTCTTTCCCTTCTTTAACGCATTCACTATATCCTTAACATTTTTACTTCTCCCCAACGTCAGTGCATGTACGGCAAGCCCGCTGATTGCAAGTGCATCTTCGAGATTGATATCCTCATCCCGCAACGTATCCAAATCTTCTTGCATTGGCTCGATAAAGCCTTCCTTTACAAACACTTCAATACCCTTTGGTAAATCCTCCGCTGCCTTTTTCAAACCTTTTGGCAAATCATTAGCAGCTTTCTCCAAAGCCCCTGGCAACTCACTTGCCGCTTTTTGCATCGCAGCAGGAACGTCTCCCAACATCGAGATTCCTTTGACGAAATTATCCCACATGCTAGGCTTTTCCTGCGGCTTTTCGCAAGCTGGTCCTTGTCCAAAACCAGCAGCAGACGGCCCGCTATTTGTTGACGACTGATTCCCAATCGTCACACCACCCAAATCCTGCCCGTCATCTTCAATCTTGATCTGCCCACAATAGAAACACATATTTGTTGATTTATTAAGCAATGCCGGATGACCACCGACCATTTTGTCCGCTTTTCCATCTATCCATGGCATTGTTGTCAGAGGTGTGCACGGCATTGGTTTAAGTACACCATTGTTGGCTGCTGTGGCAGAAGCGACTGTGGGATTTTGTAAGCTGCTGCACTTTCCGAATGGCATGATATTTACGTTGGGAACAAAATCCATGATGTTCATTTGCGGCTTTCCTTTTACAAAAACACCATGGCTGAACGGCATTTTCAGCCGACTCTGTTTACTTCCGCTGCTGCATGATAAAATGGCTCCCACAACCACGTAGCTCTTGCGTTCAGCACTTGACTGCTGGATATTGATACCTTCAATATTGGGCAAACAGTCTCCTCCTCTCTGTAAAGGTTTCTATACAGATGGGAGATTCTCATGTTGATCGATACATCCGATATCCAATCTATATATAAAAAGGAAATAATACCCACGTAATGAAGTATCGGATGTGGAACGCACACTAACAATAGACACAAAGTAACAAACACACCATTATAACCATAGGTTTTTAGAACCACAAAAAGCCACTCGGTTCATTCCCGAGGGCTTCTTCATCATAGATTACCTGAGTATATATGCATCTGTTCTTCTTTAAAAACGTCATTCCGCCAACCTTTCAGGAACCTAACAATTCCTCACTGTACAGCTCCTTTGCTAATCGGTTAACGATATCCCGCTTCATCTCATTTATTCTTTGTCGGGAAACTCCTACATGTCGGGCAATGCTGTTCATACGCATCCCGTCCATCATACATTCAAGGACTGTTCTGTACTTGTTATCCTCAAGATTATTTGCAAAATCGTTTATTTGCCGCACCTTCTCTTCAAAGCTTTTCATTCGCTCGATTCGCTTTTCATACCGTTCTTCCGGAATAGTCAAGGTGGACAGGCGTAAGCCTTTCCCGCTCGGCATACCGGCTGCATCACCATAAGTAGCAACCAATTTCTGTTGAATCGCTGGATTTGAGGCAATCGCCTTATCAATTTCCTTCTTCAGACGTTCTACCTCTTTGACCATCCAATGATAATCCTTGATTTCTTCTTCGACTTTCTGCACTACTTCAAGCGCTGGCTCGAGATTGATAAAACCGAGCTGCCCGCTCCGATCAAGCAACCCTTGACTCTCTATAATGTAATTGTCCCACTCCGGGCATGCTTCGATCTTACCAACGTGGAGGTTGTAGACACTACAGATTGTTTTTTACCCCATTGAGCAGCTGGACATTTTTCACAAACTTTTTCGATCAGCTTATCGTTCACCTACACCATCTACCCTTTTCTTAATTCTCATTTAACAAATCGAGTGATTTGATAACTTTTTGAAAATTGCCCATTTTTTATTGGAAGTATGGTAAAATTTAGTATAATCTGCAAAATAAATCTAATAGGAGGTTATCTATGAAAAAGATTATTTTGCTATTATTTGCGGTTTTCATGCTACAACTCCATTTCACTTCTGCAGCATTTGCTTTTGGGTCTGACCGTATTAAGGTTGGTGAACAACTTTGTAATGGTTGTTTGCTACAGTCAAGTAACAATACTTACTACATCCAAATATGGAGAGGAAACCTTGAATTATGGAAGAGATTTCCCAGACCAGAAACCCTCTTATGGACCAAGCAAACAAACGACAAATGGGGGAACCACTATCTCAAAATTGATTATTATAGCGGAAAACTCGTTTTGAGCCGTGCGAATGGTGATCCAGTTTGGTACTCAGATAACGCTGCATGGAGCAATATCCATTATCAAGGTAAACCACCTGCAAACCTTAGAGGCGACATTCTGATTATGCAAGATGATGGAAATTTAGTTCTGTATAACGCAACGGACTTGAATCAAGGTTGGTATCCTGTCTGGGCTTCAGATACAGGTGTAGGTGGTCCATAGGAAAATAATTATTGGAGCCGTGTAAGCTACGGCTCTTTTTTACTTTTGTGAGGCAATGATGCTACCCCTAATAGAGACATTACCGAAGCATGAAAAGTTTTGTACACCGTTTTGCCCCCGTTCTTTTCAATTATTGTTGTGTGAAATTGACATTATTTACAGAATGTTATAGATTGGAAAATGAGTCACCGACAATGACAAAGGGGGTGTACTCATGCTGAACAAGCACATTGTTCTGTTGGCTGTCTGCTGCACGTTACAATCGACTTTGAACACTGCACTGGCATTAGCAGTAGTTCTTTGGCGGTAATGGTTCAAATAGAGCGGTGAAACCCGTTCTATTGCAACGAAAGCCAAAGAAAGTACCATCCAGATTTTTACCACACCATGACTAGCTTCAGTCAATATCAAGATGAATTTTTCTTGGTATTGCTGTGACCTTAAAGAACTAAAAATAAAAGAAACTACACCTGCCAATTCTCATAATGATGAGGATTTTTTAATTTCACGGAATTTTTATATCATTATTCTATTATGATTGTAATCCCTAATATCTCCTCCTGCTTTCCGCGCCTCTCATTACCATAAGAGCAGCCTTTCATTTCAACAATCCAGCTAAAAATCCGATGATTTAATAACTAAAAATATAAAAAACGATTTACTCTATCGCTGCCCAACTAATCCTTGCAGCTTACCCTGTATTTTTGCTTGTGCCTCTTGATCCAAATTCCCATCAAACGTCCATTGCAAAATAAAATAGCCCTCCCAGGATTATTGTCCAAGGGAGGGCTTCCGCATTAGTTGAAATGGTTGTTGCTCCATGCAAAAATCTGACGGCAAGTTATCCAACTAACGAGCAGTTATGGTTAAAAAATCACTAGATCAACAACACCAGTATCAATCATTTTTTCATCGGACAGATGGAGGGGCGTAGAAAACAGTCTATTCTTTCCCTGATCGGCCACCTTCAAGTCGGATAGAATGTCACTACCTTGATGCGCTTATATCTTTTTTCCTGCGGAAGAAGCGCTGATCGATGAAAAAAGCAACGATCAAGGATAGGATGCCGAGCAAAATTGGTACGCCAAACGCTTCAAAAGAGAAGGTTCTACCTTCTAGCTTCAGATGATCGGTGGCGCGATATTCGAGCCGCTTTGCAGCAAATTTCGCCGTCCCAATATCCTCCTGCTTGGCCAAATCCTCGAATGCAGGATCCATTGCAAACCGATCCATTGCTTCGCGATGTAAGTACAGTAGTTCCGCGCTGTTGCCGCTTTCGTTCCATTGGTTGATGTCTTTGGCGGCGGCTGATTCGGCATCGGCACCGACGACAATCATTTTCGCTAGTTTCGGCACGTTTTTTATCTGATAGCGCGCGACTAAGTTAAGGCCATGCTTCGTTACGATCGGTTCGTTTGCACCGGAAACAGTCAACGTCGAAGTCGTGCCAGAAGCAGCGTACGTATCGAATGCGGCGGACAAATCTAGTTCATCAACGCCGTTATACAGCAGAACGCCCGCTTTTACTTTGTTCCATTGATAAGCGTTGTTAAGTATGAACGTTATATCGCTGAGCCCGGCAGTGAACGGTTCCATTTGCGGTTTTTTCACGTAATCGTAAGATGGATAGTTCATCTCTACCGCTACTTTCTCCGCCGCCTCCTCACCCAACTGCTGTGAGATGACATATAGTGTAGCGTCAATTCCCGATGTCAGACCCGCAGAAGATATGATATTGCCTTGTGGGACGTAGCGCAGATCTTTCACCCACTGGACTTTCGGATATTGTTTAATGAGTCGGTCGATGTCTCCCCAATGCGTCGCGGCAGATTTGCCGTTAAGTAAGCCGGTATCAGCCAGGTTTTCTGCCCCATTGCAAATGGAAAGCAATAAAGTCTTGTCGCTTGCGTGCTTCTGAATCCATTCGCGGACAGGCGTATATTTTTTCTCATCTAGAATCGGCATAAACGGTATGACGATAATGTCCGGGCTTTTGCCGAGCATCGCATCCATTTCGTCAAACGAATAATGCGGAACGACATCGAGTCCGCCGGTTAGTGATTTTATTTCACGATCGGGTGCAACGCCGTATACATTGTAAGCTTCCGTCATCGCAAACATCTCGTATGGGACGAGAAAATCGAACACTTCTGTTGATTCATTCGCCAGTAACACTGCCACTGTCGGTTTGTTTGCGTCATATTTCGGTACCTGCACATTCGTCAATGCAGGTGCGGCTTTATCGTAAACCGACATTACCTCATTCATTGTATTGACGAACCCGAGTGTGCCTGCACCTCCTACTAAGACAACAAAAACGATGAGATAAATACTGATTCGCCATACAGTTTTCACATGCTTACTCTCCCTCAGGCTAAATTTCTTACCCATAAAATGTAACAAACCAATATATACTTATCATCAGTCTGTAGCCCGATTACGGGGCTGGCCTAATGTAGGAACCACCTATGGACCCAGGTCTCTTTCCTTTTCTAAACGTGACTCGATAGGGCTATATGCAAAAAATGTTTTTAAATGATATATG
This genomic stretch from Brevibacillus brevis harbors:
- a CDS encoding cyclic lactone autoinducer peptide; this encodes MRNKAMMFVAKHVSAIASFVAVLAVTTASFGFVGKPEIPEELKK
- a CDS encoding DJ-1/PfpI family protein, coding for MKTVWRISIYLIVFVVLVGGAGTLGFVNTMNEVMSVYDKAAPALTNVQVPKYDANKPTVAVLLANESTEVFDFLVPYEMFAMTEAYNVYGVAPDREIKSLTGGLDVVPHYSFDEMDAMLGKSPDIIVIPFMPILDEKKYTPVREWIQKHASDKTLLLSICNGAENLADTGLLNGKSAATHWGDIDRLIKQYPKVQWVKDLRYVPQGNIISSAGLTSGIDATLYVISQQLGEEAAEKVAVEMNYPSYDYVKKPQMEPFTAGLSDITFILNNAYQWNKVKAGVLLYNGVDELDLSAAFDTYAASGTTSTLTVSGANEPIVTKHGLNLVARYQIKNVPKLAKMIVVGADAESAAAKDINQWNESGNSAELLYLHREAMDRFAMDPAFEDLAKQEDIGTAKFAAKRLEYRATDHLKLEGRTFSFEAFGVPILLGILSLIVAFFIDQRFFRRKKDISASR
- a CDS encoding accessory gene regulator ArgB-like protein; its protein translation is MIETLAERIAIQLKSINPHETKSVPTMKFGLILIINMLLIITISLIISLVVGTFQGTLLTLAGFLILRQFSGGFHYSSSVYCTMTSIVGAVFIPLIPLPNDFVTPIIIITLVLVALFAPQDMEMQSRLFKQNQTVLLKIISITIVSSLFFIESETLVKTFFVQALTLIPLKGGGKDEK
- a CDS encoding lipase family protein yields the protein MIDRIYNSKDAILLAAMVHQAYQLFEADSLVLPKGYLQRLTIRALAGVETPEPEVFGFVAESSDSIVVAFRGTRTFNDNESDQDLYQVPYGFVRKAGKTHRGFTCIYQSARDELIRELSKLSRSKRLFVAGHSLGGGLAVLAGLDIAVNTRFTRPFVYTYGSPRVGDPVFASRFNETVANSIRIVNVHDIIPTLPSKVYPPPFTKKGLYYQHVDRKYLLDFQLNSLAVRNHEIVCYFKFLAQEEPGFTERLCVENEGFCPDTGMCVPFLGGC
- a CDS encoding DNA polymerase III — its product is MRLLLYHAYLPENHAHFVSEEQVMQEGIQYFTKSNNRYSNGGRVQNEKTESLRPFGIPDWVNFKEAIGVDISNRFFKSFCFPMFTDKILVFDSEISISIYDQAFYDDFKDFDEEALNFDTGESIEHWIKLYWDSMMTLQEYLLKRPYPKPEILVFESIPKEIIRVCEEKS